The genomic DNA CATTTACTTACTCTCTGGATTCCCCTATTTAACTAACTGACTGATGATGGCTCCATTTTGATATCTGAAGAAAAGAATGGGAATTCTTCCCAAAGCGAATATATTAATTCATGAGATTTAATTGTGTTTTATTGgcagtaaagaaaatattagcTGCATGGTGCTGCTCTTAAAGGAACACTGCCACCTTTAACACCATATTTGAGACCTCTGTTTAAGAAGCCTTACCTAAGGTACTGCTCCCGCCTGTGGGTCTTGGaagcaatatttttctttcagtttacCAGTTCCCTGCATTTAAGTTTGCTTGCTTGGGATTTTGCATAACAAAACCAGGCTGGACTCCTGTTTAGCTGGTTTCTCATTCCATTTCTTGTACCCAAGCCCAAGGTCTTGGAGTGGTTCAAAGTACCGGTATGAAAGTTTAAAAACAGAGGATTTAACCCTGGTCATTTAGTCAATTCAGGTGATCTCAGCAACTACACCAGGTGCAGGGGGCAGGAATGAGCActgaaattttcctttctgcacatttttccctctgtaactacacaaaaacatttctgttaGTATCAGGCTATGATTTAGCACACCAGAGGGAATCTGTCTGTCAAGCAAACATTTTTGGCATTGTCTTCTGTAGGAATCACTTGCAAAAGTCTCCATCTGAGACGACCTGCACTGGTGCTGCTGTTCAATAGCCATCTCAAGTGTCctttttcattaaattattttggaatGGGGCTGGTCTAATCTTCTAGTGAAGCTTTATCTTTCTTGGAAGCAAGTTAGACTGTAACAGAGAAAATCAATGTTTTACTCCTTGTATCTAATTTCACTTTACATCTATGTTTTTAGGCACTTAAATTTTACTGCTAAGGTATCTTGAGTATTGCAAAGTCCAGTGTGAATTATACTAATGATACCTGAGAAATCCAATAGAGTGAGTCATATATTTGAGagagttattttcttttcactgttttgcTTAAAAATAAGTATAATACTTATGTATTAAAATCTCAGGTTTATGCATACCCAGTAAGTAATTTTATTCTAGCCTGGCTAGCTGGCCTACTGACATGCATTTTCACCACTGCTAAAAATAATGAGGAATCCGAGTGACACACATTTATGGCTGGGAGTGCCATCAGATCCCTTGACCTAATTGAGCATGCCTACACACCTTAGAGTGTTTTGCATAACCAACTTAGACAGCAGGAACATTTCCAACCAGATTGATtgacatattttatttctaacttAAGCTTAATCAGGACCAAGAATGATTCATTTATACCTTTCAAACTTTAGGAATTGACATGGGAGACAACCAAGCTGCAGATTCCAGTGTAAGCAAtcatgcaaaggaaaaaaatatagattaatatattttattagtCTACTTAGCTGCTGCCATttgatttaataaaattaataagcTGGTAGAGGAGttactttattttataaaataaatgtcaAACTAGATTTTTTGCAGGAAAGGTTCTGTCCCAAATCCCTCCTCCACAAAGGATTTACCTGAAGTAATGTACCAAATGTAGAGCTATCGTGAGGTGCAGTCTGATTTTTTTGAGAAAGCAGCTGGACAAGAGCTCATCTCTCAGCAACAACCACATTGACTCTCAAATTAAAAGAGTTTCCGGCTTCTAAGGAGTAAAGCACCTTCAAATAAATATCAGCAGTTTCCAGGTGCCATGCCTTAAACAGGAACAAAGCCTAATAGAATAGATTGTAATATAAGTGCCATTTCCAGCATGTGTGCATGTGGCTGCTCCACGCTGCAAATGTCCTTTAGCACTTTTTAACCATATTCTCTAGTGTGTCAGCAAAGAGACTCCATCAGAGTATTTAACATTGCTGGGAGCAAAGGAATAAAGTGGAGTCACTGTTGATTATTACTCATTAGCCACAAGGACATCCACTTAACATGTGAATAAATGAATGACACCATGTCCTAATGGAAATGGCCTCAGTGTACCTTTAAGCAAAATGTTGTTTAATATCTTCCATTTGCTGAATAGTAAAGAGGCCTGTTGGACATGCACAGCTAGCAAGCGGCCATTGTTGCTTTGTTCCAATTTcagcatttaataaaaaaatatgttgtCTTGACTGCAGCAAAGCTGGGCCTCAAAACCCTGGGTGGCAGCAAAGGCTTGTTCTCACTCTGCAAATTCAGGATTTCACTGGCATCCTAAAGGGTTAATGCCCATAAAGCAAATGAAGCCTTAGAAGGTACATGTTCTTCATTATTCTGCTTTACATTCAAACATATAAAACAAAGAACATCTGATATCTTTATTGGTTTTCTTAGATAAAACACAAGCAAGCTATAAGCCCTAATTTTCTTATTACCATTTGTTAACAAGGAAGATAACACTCTCAAAAGTACTTGATTAGGGCTCCCTTTGATTTGTATCTTGTTATGATTACCAGGGCATATATTTTTGCATTATTACTTTAGTACACTGATAGTTTGGATCAAAATGATAAAAGAGGTATTTTAAAAGTGTAAATATTAACCATACAGGTAAACCACATAATCTGAACAGCATCTTGAACGCTGACATACTGAAGTATACACACTGGAAAAGCAGTCATAGCTGAGATACACATTCCTGTCTGGAAAGCTGGTAGTCTGAGCTGGAGGAGCCCTTTTGCTCCCAAACCCTTTCAACAGCAATTTACATACTTGacaaatttgttttttttatacAGTACAACTACTGAGGATATAGGAGCGAAGATATTTGCTGTATCACATATCTAAAACGTTTGTGATCAGAATCCACAGCACATATATCTGTTCTTACGGAATAAACCAGTTTTAAGTATCCAAGGGAAACAACAGCACGTGCAACAGCTAACGTGAAAGATTTGGGAGGGTATTTTAATGCACGGTCTGATGCTAGATTATTAAAATGGTGCTGGATCTTTTCCATACTCCTGTGCTTTAGCCTGCATAGCAGCTCAGCGCTGTTTCCcagctcccggggctctccccTGCCCCATCCCGGGCCGTGATGGGCACTTTGGCCGCCCTCAATGGCGAGCCTGACACGGCCCGCTACGCCCGGCCGGCCGCTCCCACCACCACGGGCTCTGACAAGTTGGAAGTCTCtttctcctgcctcctcctcctcctcctcctcgccgcTGCTTCCTCCGGCCGGCCCCGCGCAGACAGGGAGCGAGCGGGAGATGATTACATCAATCAGTGTCAGGTCTGGGAGCTGTGATTTATGAATATGCATAATGAGCTCTCACCTTTGAGAAGGACTAGCTAGGGAGATAATTGATTAGACAGGAAAAGAGCAGCCAACAGAGAGGGAGAAGGCAGAGGGAGGCCTCTCTGTGCTGTCTCAGGCAGGCCTGGCTGGGGCTCCAGCGAGGCTGTCAAACTGAGAGAGggatttctgaaaaaaaaaaagaaaaaaaaaaaaaaacgcgtaggatttttaatgttttgttgaAACACGCATAACAAAATGTTTCCTTACGAAATTAATGGGAATTTTCTCCACATTAGGGAGGCCAGGCAGGCACAAAGGCTGCTTTCCCCCTGCAGGGAAACCAAGTTCTCACTTCCAGAAGCCAAAGGAGCAGCTTTCCCATGGCTTCCACGCCGCTGCCGCAGGAGCATCCCCGTGGCCAGAGTGAAGGGACAGGGAGCTGAGGGCCTCAGTGCAAAGGCAAAGGAGCCTTTAATTGAGGTAGAAAGCTGGGCAAGCAATTGTTTTCCCATCATGGTTGCATTATTTTCTTCCATCCCCTTTAAGCATCTGTCTGGCCGCTGCGTGAAAGTTTCTATGGAAAACCCACCAGGATGCCCAGAGGAAGGGGATGTGGAAATTTGCCTCTAGTTTTctctccccccacccctcccatTTTAGATGccattaatctttttttttttttttttttttttttttttttttttttttttttttttttttttttttccctcggTTAGAATtggctaaggaaaaaaaagggatacAAAGTGCAGAGAGACGATAAAATTTACATGAGAAACGATCTGTTTTCTTACCCCCACCCACAGAGATTCCCCCATTTCAGGAGCCTGTCGGAGCGAAAGAGTGGGAACAGTTCCTGGCAGAAAGACAGAGAGCTGCATGGGGCTGCAAAGAGGCAAATGCTGTTTCTAGGGTGAGCTGTGGCCAGAAAGGACAtatggggaaaggaagaggacGCAGCGGGGAAAAAGCAGAGATCACAACAGTGCTGCAAACTCTGTGAGTCCCTTCCCCGGCCTCCTTTGCTCCCAGCCATTGCTaacagcagccagggaagctGCAGAGCACACCAGGAGAGGGGTGTCCCCATCCTAATGCTGGTCAGGGGAATCTTAATTGTGAAACATTAAAACACTATAGAAAatgtgtgtatacacacacacacacacacagatatagTGTAAACACATATATAAATCTTATCACTTACAGACGCCTAGGATTTAAAATGTAGTTTATCGGCCTAGTGCAACCCAATCCTATAAATAATACATTCCTATCACTGTGACCTCAAAATGTCAAtactgcacagccctgtgcattTGCATATCTTGTACTGTCTAAACTTGAAGCATGTCAGCTATGTGCTTCTGTTTGTAGTTTAACTTCATTTTAACTCTTGCTTCCTAGCTCTGAGTTCCCTCCCCCTCTGCGGGGTCTGTCACCAAAACGAGAAAAGCACCAGCCATTTAATCACCACCGCTGTAATTATGCCGTTTCCAGGACTGTAAGGAGAGGACAGGTAGGGGACACATCTCCCCGGTAGAGAGGAAAGCCTGGAAACAAAAGCAGGAGGGGGCGGCCCACAAGCTCTACCTGCCCCATCAGCCGGGGGGACGAGCACGGCCATCCGCGGGCACGGGGTGCAGAgaaggggaggcaggagggagcagccctCGCCCTCCTACCacactccccttgggatggtTTCGGAGCGCAAATGGACCTTTCCCGGACTGGGCCGACTTCCAGCACCTTGCCGGGGAAGCGGAGCTACAAGTTCTGGAGGCGGCGGCTCCCGGGGCGAGGCGTGCAGAGGCGCGACCGGCACGTCCCGGAGCCGGAGgaggcggcccggcccgggggcggcgggagcgcaTCCCACGCGtccggagcggagcggggctcCCCGCCGGGGCTCGCCGCAGCGCCTCGGTGCCCCCGTTGCGGCCGCTGCCTCCCGCCCGAATGCCAagccccgggagcggcgggaTGCCTCAGCTTTGGGCAGCTCACAGACAAATTGTGGCGAGCACCCCAAAACTGACCCCGGGGATACACGacagcaggaggggagggggcggcAGAACTAACGCAGCTGAGCTGCCGACCCGCGGCTGCACCGCCGACCCCGAAGGTTCCTTTCAATTAACCACCCCCCGGCTCCGCGCTGCCCTGCGCTccgcgggggcgggcggggagggggcTAGCAGCGGCACCCGGTAATTCGGTCCGCGGGGGCGATGCATCCATCATCCGCCGGCCGCGATCGGGCCGCCCAGAGCCGCGCTCGGACCGCGCAGCCCCCGCCACCGGCCGCgcctgcagggggcgctgcggCTCCAGCGatggcgccgccgccgccgcgggaaGCGCGacccggcacggcccggcccggctcagcccggcacggcccggcacggcacggcttGGCTcagcccggcacggcccggcaccGCCGCCCGCGCTCCGCCCGACCCGGAGCCGCGCAAAACCAGTAACCGGccgggagagagggagagggagcgGGACTGCGGGAGGAAAACAACTCCAGAAGGGGGGAAACGAGAGTGTAGTCAAAGTGGCAACAGTTTATTTATTAGCCAAAAATATATACTTTCTTGTACAATTTGGTTCACACATATGTACATTTTTTACGGTAtgtacaaaaacaaacaacaacaacaaccaaaaaaaaaaaaaagggggggacATCTAATTCTCACTGGACttccaaaaaaaatctcacagcTCAGCTAACCCAGGTGATAGGACAGAAGcgggtattttttttccttttgagttTGAATATACGGACATGCTTACAAGTTGTAACtatacagagattttttttttttttacaatcattacaacaacaataaaaaattaaCTATGATGATGAGAGCGCCGATAGAACCATAGCGGCGTCAAGTTGGTTCTGGGGCCTGGAaaaaaatgacacagaaaaaaaaaatttaataggATTTCTAGTGAGCTTGGGCTGGCACAATATTTGTAACTGCAGGTAGctctggttttgttgttgttgttaatattttaatagatttataaatataaaaagctTTCAGAATGACTTATAGTAAATGTATTTAGCTACGAAAACACCGCGGGCCCGATCCCCGTGGTTTCAATCAATCAAAAGGGTAATTGGTTTCTCATTGAAATTGAGTGACTGCTACGCCAAATTTGGGGCGGCAAAGCTCAGCCTCTTCAGCTTTCTTACTCTGGGCGGGTTTTTTTGTTTCGCTTTCAATatcattgttattattattaatttttaatttatattttattttactattttctGCCGTCTCGGTGCCTCTCCCCCCGGCACAGCGACAGCTCTGCGGGGGCTCAGGGATGTGCTCCCGGGCCAGGGGCGACCCGCGCCCGGGCTCCGCGGCCGCGCAGCCCCAATGCCCCGAGCGCAGATCGGCCTGCCCAGGGAAACGCTCCCGGGGGCCACAACGgagaacagcaaagaaaatacataaacaGAATAACCCACCACGCGCGCAGAGGAAGAACAAGAAACCACCCTGGAAAGGGAACCTAAAGAAGCGGAGAAAATAAGCTAACCATTTACAACTGCCTCCATACATCCCGGGGAGACGGAGGGAGCCATCTCTTACCGCCTCTGCACTGGCTGGAAAGCTGTCTTTAGTAACTTTTTCTCTACTTCCAAGGCACTAGATCGATctaaaaagagaagggaaggggggaaaaaagcgTTCCTTTATAGCCCCTGTTTTATTCCTCCCATCCCTGAATTAAGCCTCGAGATTTAAGAATGCTCTTTTCTCAGCGAGCTGCAAATACGACACAACGACTGCTCTGCTTGCAGAGGTGACCGTCAGAGAAAACACACTGACCCCGAGCGAGCCTGACCTGGCGGCCGGGTCCTTCCCGCAAAAGcgacaacaacagcaacaaaaattaTCTCCGCTGGAGGAAGGTAATTCTCGGGGATCGAGACTACCCCGGCCAAGAGACCTCCGCCACCGCCCCCGgggcccccgcccgccgccacCTGCGCCCCGACGGCTGCTCCGCGCCGGGCCGGAccgcgccgggccgggggcACCGTCACAACCGCCGGGGCCGGCCGCACGCACACGGCCCCGGGGCCTCCCGCGCCGCTCCGCTCCGCACCGCCGAGCCCCCCGGGCGGCTGCCGGCCCGGCCCGTCCCCGGCGCGTCCCTCAGCGGTCACCTGCTCCGACGGGCTCCGCGCTCTGCGCCTGGTCCGCGGGCCGCGGgaaggcggcggcggggggggcggcggaggcggcccccagccccagcaggtgGGGAGTGTTCAGTAAGGCCAGCGGGTGcggggggtggtggtggtggtggtggtggtgggccGGGAACGCGCGGTTGGTCCAGTTGGGGAACTTGCCCAGGGGGCAGGAGGAGACGAGTCTGTGGGGCGGCGGGGTGGGCAGCGGCAGCGGCTGGGGGGCGGCCGCCGGCGGAGAGCCGCCTCCGGGGGACTTGCGGGGGTTGTCCGGGCTGGTGGCGGTCTCGGCCAGCGACCAGATCTTGGGTTTCGGCAAGGAGCCGGCCAAAGCGCCGTCCGTCGGGGAGGAGGCGGCGGAGGAAGAGGCAGACGAGGGGGGCGAGAGgtggggcggcggcggcgggagcggcggcttGAGGGGCTCCGGGCCCACGGGCGCGGCCGTGGCCGGCAGCTCGCActtgtggtggtggtggtgatggtggtggtggtgcagGTGGTGGTGGCGGAGGTGGTGCGGCTCCCCCTCGGAGGCCTTGTCGTAGCGCTCCTCGGAGCCGGGCAGGTCCTCAAAGCCTTCGGATCCCTCCGAGTCCGTTTTGGAGTCAGAGTGCAGGAGGTCGGCATCCTGTAGATCGTCCTCGAGCTCGTCCTTGTTGCTTTCGATATTCTCTGTGTCGATGTTCTCGAGGTCGATCTCCTCCTCGTCTTCCCTCTTGTCCTCTTCCCCCTCGTGGTCGCTCCCGTAGGAGTTGCCCTCCTCGTCCGTCCTGCTGCGGGGGGCCCAGGTCATTTTGTTCTCCTTCTTGAGCCGCCGCCGCGCGTTGGCGAACCAGGTGGAGACCTGGGTGAGGGTCATTTTGGTGATGATGGCCAGCATGATCTTCTCGCCCTTGGTGGGGTAGGGATTTTTCCGGTGCTCGTTGAGCCAGGCCTTGAGGGTGCTGGTGCTTTCCCGAGTGGCGTTCTTGGGCCGCGACGGGTCCCCGAACTGGTACTGCCCGTAGGGATAGAAGGCAGGGTGGTGGGGGGGGAAGGCGGCGTGCTGCACCCCCGGGCTCTCCTTCAGCTCGTACTGGGCGCCCTGCAGCGAGAGGGAAGGGGCGGCCCGGCTGAGATGGCGCGCCGGGCCCGGGTCCGCTCCGTCCCGCTGCCCTTACCGGGAACGGAGCCCGTCGGCACCGGCGGGGCGGCCGGGCCGCGCTGCCTCCCCCACCGCGGAGCGCCCCGGTCCCGGCAGCCCGGTGCCCGCGGGTGCCTCAGGGGCAGCTCCGGCTCCCCACTCGCGTGTGCCCGGCTGGGCCGGCGGCCGCTGCTGGGGCCGGTCCCCGCCACCGTCAAACCCCGGGCGGAGCGGGGGGACGCTGCGGGGCCGccgctccagccctgcccctctccGGCGGCTCTCCCGGGCAGGGCGGCGGTAGCGCCCGTGTCTCCCCTGACAGCCCTCCCGGCGTCTCCCCCGGCTCCCCCCGGGCCGATCCCCAGCGCGAACCGAGCGCCCCGGGGAGCGAGCGGCGAACCCCGGGGGCCTCTTACCAGCTGGGGGAAGATGGGCAGCTCTGCGGCGTAGGGCAGGAAGGCTCCATAGCCctgggcggcggcggcggcggcgtaGGGCGCGCCGTACATGGAGGAGAGCACGTTGGAGAGGGTCCCGGACGGGGCCAGCTCGGCGCCGCCGCGGGAGCCGCCGCTCCCCGGGCGCTCCGCCGGGTACAGCGGCCTGATGTACTGGTAGCCCAGCTGGGGGAAAGACATGGTgggggagcggggcaggggaggggggaggaggaagaggggggggggggagacgagaggaagaagggagagaaaggggAGAAAGTAGCAGGGCCGGGAGCGGAGGAGGGAGCCGGGTCGCTCGCCCTCGCCGGCCGGCCGCACTTTCAGCGCCTCCCGCAAACTCCGGCAGACATGGGGGGGAGCCGGGGGTGCGCGGAGGCCGCGGGCTCCCTCCTTTCCTCGGCCGCCGCGGTAAACGATCCGATCgcttctttcttctctcactTTTCCTATTGATCTGAGTGGACCCAGGTCAGGTCCTAACAGATTGCCTGAGATTATTGG from Melospiza georgiana isolate bMelGeo1 chromosome 14, bMelGeo1.pri, whole genome shotgun sequence includes the following:
- the IRX3 gene encoding iroquois-class homeodomain protein IRX-3, with protein sequence MSFPQLGYQYIRPLYPAERPGSGGSRGGAELAPSGTLSNVLSSMYGAPYAAAAAAQGYGAFLPYAAELPIFPQLGAQYELKESPGVQHAAFPPHHPAFYPYGQYQFGDPSRPKNATRESTSTLKAWLNEHRKNPYPTKGEKIMLAIITKMTLTQVSTWFANARRRLKKENKMTWAPRSRTDEEGNSYGSDHEGEEDKREDEEEIDLENIDTENIESNKDELEDDLQDADLLHSDSKTDSEGSEGFEDLPGSEERYDKASEGEPHHLRHHHLHHHHHHHHHHKCELPATAAPVGPEPLKPPLPPPPPHLSPPSSASSSAASSPTDGALAGSLPKPKIWSLAETATSPDNPRKSPGGGSPPAAAPQPLPLPTPPPHRLVSSCPLGKFPNWTNRAFPAHHHHHHHHPPHPLALLNTPHLLGLGAASAAPPAAAFPRPADQAQSAEPVGADRSSALEVEKKLLKTAFQPVQRRPQNQLDAAMVLSALSSS